From Anopheles arabiensis isolate DONGOLA chromosome 3, AaraD3, whole genome shotgun sequence, a single genomic window includes:
- the LOC120903826 gene encoding cytochrome P450 4c3-like, whose translation MSSILWSDLVPNALQLLSPTAWIVMLTVAASTVIFYRQRAEVAKHINRIPGPPALPLLGNSLQWLVDRDEMFSTINGARLLYGRRQGFNRVWAGLKPYILISKATAAERILSSSKNIEKGRDYDLLKPWIGTGLLTSHAAKWHQRRKMLTPTFHFKILANFVEVMNKQSYVLVRQLEKQLNNTEGFDCTIYATLTSLDIICETAMGYPIHALEKSDSEYVKAHEKISEIILERLQKFWLRSDFIFRFTKAYTEHEHCLKILHDFAYSMIQKRREMYRQRKQSMLPETGSADNAPHSEEAHGQRKQLAFLDLLLELSEDGQLLSDADIREEVDTFILGGHDTTATALAWMLYLLGTDQTVQERVFLEIDGIMGGDRERHPTMAELSEMRYLECCIKESLRLFPSIPILSRTLTTGVDIEGHHIPSGTNAVIMLYQLHRDPQYFPNPEKFYPDRFLPENSTNRHPYSYIPFSAGPRNCIGQKFGALEEKAVISAVVRNYRIESVHRREDLILYGDLVMRTKGGLKIRIQRRI comes from the exons ATGAGTTCGATTTTGTGGAGTGATCTCGTGCCAAATGCACTTCAGCTATTGTCCCCGACTGCTTGGATAGTGATGCTGACAGTAGCAGCTTCCACTGTTATCTTCTACCGTCAGCGAGCGGAGGTCGCCAAACACATCAATCGTATTCCAGGCCCTCCTGCGTTACCTTTGCTGGGTAACAGTTTGCAATGGTTGGTTGATCGCGATG aAATGTTCAGTACGATCAATGGCGCAAGGTTACTGTACGGACGGAGGCAAGGATTTAACCGTGTCTGGGCCGGACTGAAGCCCTACATTCTCATTTCGAAAGCTACTGCCGCTGAG AGAATTCTCTCTAGCTCCAAGAACATTGAAAAGGGTCGCGATTATGATCTGCTTAAACCGTGGATTGGTACCGGTCTGCTTACGAGTCATGCCGCCAAATGGCATCAGCGTCGTAAGATGCTGACACCTAcgtttcattttaaaatactGGCGAACTTTGTTGAGGTTATGAACAAGCAAAGCTATGTTCTGGTTCGACAGCTGGAAAAACAGCTTAACAACACCGAAGGGTTTGATTGTACGATCTATGCTACGCTAACCTCGCTGGATATTATTTGCG AAACGGCCATGGGCTATCCCATACACGCGTTGGAAAAGTCCGATTCGGAATACGTGAAGGCACATGAGAA GATATCGGAAATTATTCTAGAACGGTTACAGAAGTTTTGGCTGCGTTCTGATTTTATATTCCGCTTCACAAAAGCTTACACCGAGCACGAGCATTGTTTGAAAATCCTGCACGATTTTGCTTACAGCATGATCCAAAAGCGCCGTGAAATGTATCGGCAGCGAAAGCAGTCAATGCTACCGGAAACTGGATCCGCTGATAACGCACCACACAGCGAGGAGGCGCATGGTCAGAGAAAACAGCTTGCTTTCTTAGATTTATTGCTCGAGCTGTCGGAAGATGGCCAGCTGCTATCCGATGCAGACATACGCGAAGAGGTGGACACTTTCATCCTGGGTGGACACGATACGACGGCCACTGCACTGGCGTGGATGTTGTACTTGCTCGGCACGGACCAAACCGTCCAGGAGCGCGTCTTCCTGGAGATAGACGGCATCATGGGCGGAGATAGGGAGCGCCATCCAACGATGGCAGAGCTGTCCGAGATGCGATATTTGGAGTGCTGCATCAAGGAAAGCTTGCGACTGTTTCCCAGCATCCCCATCCTATCTCGCACGCTCACTACGGGGGTGGACATCGAAGGACATCACATACCGAGTGGAACGAACGCCGTGATCATGCTCTACCAATTGCACCGAGATCCACAGTACTTTCCCAATCCGGAGAAGTTTTATCCGGATCGTTTCCTGCCCGAAAACAGCACCAATCGTCATCCCTACTCGTATATTCCGTTCAGTGCCGGGCCACGGAACTGCATTGGACAGAAGTTTGGTGCACTTGAGGAGAAGGCGGTGATATCGGCGGTGGTGAGAAACTACAGAATCGAATCAGTCCACCGTCGGGAAGATCTGATACTGTACGGCGATTTGGTTATGCGTACCAAAGGCGGTCTTAAGATACGCATCCAAAGAAGAATAtag
- the LOC120903381 gene encoding uncharacterized protein LOC120903381, with protein MVRETVPWQVAGIFAILLLHNVCYSFAQDELQIKDFNDNECGKRLAQREGLVKGGYSTRPGDWPWHVALYQRGINSDGFEYACGGSIVHRYLVLTAAHCVTFAASRRKIPTENLQLKMGRFNLSNDAEEHAEEFSVIETIVHVGFRPTTFENDIAILRVEIPIIFNDYIQPVCLWKRDDGFVLPSVHDQSGTVVGWGLSEENRLGAVLNEALMPVVDSLTCLASDRAFFGRLLYSKAFCAGYKNGTGVCNGDSGGGMFFQFQNRWYLKGVVSFSNTIDATGVCNLKQYIGFTDASQYIDWLYENTPNSGIDDPILGHPNIRLINQGNCGRNEHIYEFGEDRKPIFKQYPWMVTLRHPFVDSEYVPCNGVLLNRNYVLTTNCVDLQDEISVTLGDYDTSKTKDCGTIDGREQCVSGVQTVSVGQLFRKDNLVLARLTVPAVIGRRDHIESICLPVTPQQRERLYNRYIMTGWKESGSDARILQRALLEAIDLNKCRAEFQASSYASEASKQIDSRTICARNINDPSRSPQCNDYQPGSAIQAIEKKSNRYLLYGLQTGISYCSVPEQYIAISKYLQWILDNIRG; from the exons ATGGTTCGTGAAACGGTGCCGTGGCAAGTGGCTGGTATATTTGCGATACTGTTACTGCACAATGTTTGCTACAGTTTCGCACAGGACGAGCTGCAAATCAAAGACTTTAATGATAACGAGTGTGGAAAACGATTGGCCCAGCGCGAAGGGCTAGTGAAGGGTGGATATTCCACGCGCCCCGGTGACTGGCCGTGGCATGTAGCGCTCTATCAGCGGGGCATCAATAGCGATGGTTTCGAGTATGCGTGTGGTGGCAGCATTGTGCATCGGTATCTGGTGCTAACGGCGGCACACTGCGTCACGTTTGCGGCAAGCCGACGGAAAATTCCAACTGAAAATTTGCAGCTAAAGATGGGCCGGTTCAATCTGTCGAACGATGCGGAGGAGCATGCGGAAGAGTTTAGCGTGATCGAAACGATAGTGCACGTGGGCTTTCGGCCGACCACGTTCGAGAACGACATCGCCATCCTGCGGGTGGAAATTCCCATCATTTTCAATGATTACATTCAACCGGTGTGTCTTTGGAAGCGGGATGATGGGTTCGTCTTGCCGAGTGTCCACGACCAATCGGGCACGGTAGTTGGATGGGGACTTTCGGAAGAGAATCGGCTAGGCGCGGTCCTGAACGAGGCACTCATGCCGGTAGTCGATTCGCTGACGTGTTTGGCGAGCGATCGGGCATTTTTCGGAAGATTGCTGTACTCCAAAGCATTCTGCGCCGGATACAAAAATG GGACTGGAGTGTGCAATGGAGACAGTGGGGGTGGAATGTTTTTCCAGTTTCAAAACCGGTGGTATCTGAAGGGCGTGGTTTCGTTTAGCAATACTATTGATGCTACCGGAGTGTGCAATCTAAAACAATACATCGGGTTTACGGACGCTTCGCAATACATCGATTGGTTGTACGAGAATACGCCAAACAGTGGAATCGACGATCCGATACTGGGACATCCCAACATCCGCCTCATCAACCAGGGGAACTGTGGACGGAACGAGCATATATACGAGTTCGGTGAGGATCGTAAACCCATCTTTAAGCAATATCCTTGGATGGTGACACTGCGCCACCCGTTCGTTGATTCCGAGTACGTCCCCTGTAACGGAGTCTTGCTGAATCGAAACTACGTTCTCACGACCAATTGTGTCGATTTACA GGATGAAATCAGTGTGACACTAGGCGATTACGATACGAGCAAGACAAAGGACTGCGGCACCATAGACGGACGAGAGCAATGTGTATCCGGCGTGCAGACGGTGTCCGTGGGGCAACTATTTCGCAAAGATAATCTAGTACTAGCCCGGCTAACCGTTCCCGCTGTGATCGGTCGGCGAGATCATATTGAGTCGATCTGTCTGCCGGTCACTCCTCAGCAGCGTGAACGTCTGTACAACCGGTACATCATGACGGGCTGGAAGGAGAGTGGATCTGACGCGCGCATACTGCAACGAGCACTGCTGGAAGCAATCGACTTGAACAAGTGTCGGGCCGAATTTCAAGCATCTAGCTATGCATCCGAAGCGTCGAAGCAGATCGATAGCAGAACCATTTGCGCTCGCAATATAAACGATCCTTCCCGATCGCCGCAATGCAATGATTATCAGCCAGGATCGGCGATACAGGCCATAGAGAAGAAATCTAACCGATACTTGCTCTACGGGTTGCAGACGGGCATTAGCTACTGTTCAGTTCCAGAACAGTACATTGCTATCAGCAAGTATTTGCAATGGATCTTGGATAATATACGTGGGTAG
- the LOC120901825 gene encoding ATP-binding cassette sub-family A member 5-like yields the protein MGKELMNSSNFCQQLGATLVRNFKLKIRDSRKTIAEVFLPLYTLGTLIVLKILIPNPNFPAITEPRGAATLFEHFQHHKAHTIAVLPQPNSSTTIPFLSEVNELWMSNRRHQPGIHPIKWMVYETPEELLAAYWRDPSKMPLALIFHSDDPLFGPLRYEIRTNPSFFVTPSTTELYSSLVTCRQSDSYWSAVIPIETGDSCPVNQYYYSGFVALQTLLDYTKIRIVTQNEELQIPHITLEMFPKEAYTGNWMVAFRLVIPIYMVMALSQFITYLLILIVGEKENHIKEGLKIMGLRDSVFWCGWFIIYAVFVTFLSFVSVILVFSLGVFQHTNYLPVFILILLYSFSVILIGFMITPFFDNSRTAGILGNFAVNIMSLLYFLQVFIDDTHTSAALWTVSLISPTGFALAMDKILVLDISGQGVTLHNLWTGPGIPIGGSILMLVVDILLYAALAFYFDCVIPSDHGTKQRPCFCFNRNYWCKKKVPKVPLLNGESANSFNNALEDQARDVEPVSREMRGKEAIRIVDLYKTFHSCRKPAVNAVNGINLTIYEGQITAILGHNGAGKSTLFNILTGLTSPTSGTIYIFGYDVRDPNDMTMIRRMTGVCPQHDILFETLTPKEHLYFFAAVRGIPPSLVDSEVKKTLRDIDLFDTAETRVKHLSGGQKRKLSVGIAIIGDPKIIILDEPTAGVDPYSRRHMWSILQNRKHGKVILLTTHFMDEADILAERKAVVSRGRLRCCGSSLFLKNKFGIGYHLTLVLDTNACETSITKLVNDHVPQAEKARRHGRELSYILPHDAVNSFVSLFDDIEKEIKTKRMMLGICSYGVSMTTLEEVFLHLETQREGEQKAGATGEGEDEEGEGEEDEEDGQAAGYPVSENLSRKVMKTRGLPRSLSLQERSNSYQSLKNDTKTLLDEQNTDNKASLQDNRMQFDTIIPINGLGSDGVSQGTAGSGTHPVSMGGGGVGCGQNSTVNSPQVQRIHRKKHHRSSRNGVSKSTKSVYEDQTQTHGSASAVKLNSQNRTNWMDLDDIPLYPSRWSTIGALLKLRLTILFRDIQRLYLLIILPLAFTALGLYLNSIQVLSPIMRSILLDNTTYGSNITKIAIHDNTNPAVWSHAAYLYHHHHQPKQQKRESQKHYDPIPQFLHQKHHQQQQQSKEAAHLYRRFLSELHRSANVTEDFSGNFSSLLDIAPHMAAFNVNVISWSNVSITTLYNDTTQHSLPIILNLISNTLLRVYAELSPATINSQHLLYQRAGGGRKGPAPTSNAQSTFDYQDDAADGETLDDIAFQPLPSSTSFSTTSSTSGSAAPDRSSSDSILRIELWSHPFQQTAQPQEFNIGTFSSALFVGMIFVLIPVSLAVDMVYDREMKAKNQLRVNGLSSSLYLSAYFIVLSGLMLVICAALLGLVFIFDIPSFRQPPALITLGMLVFLYSPAGILCSTCFSYFFDRTDSAQSILPNILTFVGLIPFILVVFLDMLGIEVKAAIALHYVFSLINPMYIPYATVYFVDRVYIACRLSSACAELSMAHYMTEEVIVMACGCLLHIPIWAFCLRVSDVMKSGGRMRDLFHRSASEEDVMTEEQCTGEYEDEDVRNERSRVFRLTSNPQQSQQEEGPLAQPVVLVKSLRKEFSQESLCGNCCCCADDELPKKKVSVRSLSIGVDAGEVLGLLGHNGAGKTTTMKIMTGETAPTRGTVRVAGHSITINQDDAFKTLGYCPQHDALWKNVTVREHLELYARIRGVRGKDLNRLISTYLTGLHINEHANKQTQHCSGGTRRKLSYAMAMVGAPKVVLLDEPSTGMDPKSKRFLWDTILASFHGKRCAMLTTHSMEEADALCSRVGIMVKGELRCLGSTQHLKNLYGAGYTLEIKLKHIENVYSETPIESQPSSSQEQLQLDQSTDHIAPVISNCIDNRSMALRNFVTDLFPSATLEESFADRLVYSVPQQAVSSLAECFSRLEKAKTELDIEEYSFSQTTLEQVFLKFAHYDEETSSVQ from the exons TGGGAAAGGAACTAATGAACAGTAGCAACTTCTGTCAGCAGCTTGGCGCAACGTTGGTTCGTAATTTCAAGCTGAAAATCAGAGACTCGCGAAAAACGATAGCGGAAGTATTCCTGCCCCTCTACACACTGGGTACGCTGATTGTGCTGAAAATTCTCATACCGAATCCAAATTTTCCCGCTATCACGGAGCCGCGCGGTGCAGCAACACTTTTCGAACATTTTCAGCACCATAAAGCCCATACCATTGCCGTGCTACCGCAGCCAAACTCCTCTACTACGATTCCCTTTCTGAGTGAGGTGAACGAGCTATGGATGTCGAATCGACGGCACCAACCGGGCATACATCCTATCAAGTGGATGGTGTACGAAACGCCGGAAGAATTGCTAGCAGCCTACTGGCGCGACCCGAGCAAGATGCCCTTGGCGCTGATATTCCACTCGGATGACCCGCTGTTCGGTCCGTTGAGGTACGAAATACGCACGAATCCATCGTTTTTCGTGACACCCTCAACGACGGAGCTGTACTCCTCTCTGGTAACGTGCAGACAATCGGATAGCTACTGGTCGGCGGTAATACCGATCGAAACCGGTGATTCCTGCCCGGTGAACCAGTACTACTATTCGGGCTTTGTTGCGCTACAAACTCTGCTCGATTACACCAAGATCCGGATCGTGACGCAAAATGAAGAACTGCAGATACCTCATATTACGCTAGAGATGTTTCCCAAGGAAGCCTACACTGGCAATTGGATGGTCGCATTTAGGCTGGTCATTCCGATCTACATGGTGATGGCTTTGTCGCAATTCATTACATATCTGCTGATCCTGATCGTCGGTGAGAAGGAGAACCACATAAAGGAAGGATTAAAGATTATGGGACTGAGAGATTCCGTCTTTTG GTGCGGTTGGTTCATCATTTACGCGGTCTTTGTAACGTTTCTGAGCTTTGTTTCCGTAATTCTCGTGTTTTCATTGGGAGTTTTTCAGCATACCAACTACCTGCCCGTGTTTATCCTTATTCTGTTATACAGCTTTTCGGTTATTCTGATTGGCTTTATGATAACACCGTTCTTTGACAATTCGCGG ACCGCTGGCATACTGGGCAATTTTGCGGTGAATATTATGTCGCTGTTGTACTTTTTGCAAGTTTTCATCGACGATACGCATACCTCGGCAGCATTATGGACAGTGTCACTTATTTCTCCAACGGGATTTGCACTAGCAATGGATAAAATACTCGTGCTCGACATATCCGGACAGGGTGTAACGCTGCACAACCTCTGGACTGGGCCCGGCATCCCAATCGGTGGTTCCATCTTGATGCTCGTTGTGGATATTTTGTTGTACGCTGCACTGGCGTTCTATTTCGACTGTGTGATTCCATCGGACCATGGTACGAAGCAGCGGCCTTGCTTCTGCTTCAACCGGAACTACTGGTGCAAGAAAAAAGTGCCAAAAGTACCGCTGCTAAATGGCGAGTCGGCCAATTCGTTCAACAATGCGCTCGAGGATCAGGCACGCGATGTGGAACCAGTGTCTCGGGAGATGCGCGGAAAGGAAGCAATCCGCATAGTGGATCTGTACAAGACGTTTCACTCATGTCGTAAACCGGCAGTGAATGCCGTCAACGGTATTAACCTCACCATCTACGAAGGACAGATAACGGCTATACTCGGCCATAACGGGGCAGGCAAGAGTACGCTGTTTAATATTCTTACTGGACTGACGTCACCCACTTCCGGTACAATATACATCTTCGGGTATGATGTGCGCGATCCCAACGATATGACCATGATCCGGCGCATGACGGGAGTGTGCCCGCAGCACGACATACTGTTCGAAACGCTTACGCCCAAAGAGCACTTGTACTTCTTCGCGGCCGTCCGCGGTATTCCGCCATCACTGGTTGacagtgaagtgaaaaaaacgctgcGTGATATCGACTTGTTCGATACGGCAGAGACGAGAGTGAAGCATCTGAGCGGCGGTCAGAAACGAAAGCTTTCCGTCGGCATAGCCATCATTGGTGATCCCAAAATTATCATTCTAGACGAACCTACGGCCGGTGTCGATCCGTACTCGCGGCGGCACATGTGGTCGATTCTGCAAAATCGCAAGCACGGCAAGGTGATCCTTCTGACGACGCACTTTATGGATGAAGCAGACATTCTGGCAGAGCGAAAGGCCGTTGTCTCCCGCGGGCGACTGCGTTGCTGCGGATCGTCCCTCTTTCTGAAGAACAAGTTCGGCATCGGTTATCATTTGACGCTGGTGTTGGATACCAATGCCTGTGAAACGTCCATCACGAAGCTGGTCAACGATCACGTTCCGCAAGCAGAGAAAGCCCGTAGACACGGGCGTGAACTGAGCTATATCCTGCCACACGATGCGGTCAACTCGTTCGTATCCTTGTTCGATGATATCGAAAAGGAGATTAAAACTAAACGAATGATGCTTGGCATTTGCTCGTACGGGGTGTCAATGACAACGCTGGAAGAGGTGTTTCTGCACCTGGAAACGCAGCGAGAAGGTGAACAGAAGGCCGGTGCCACTGGAGAAGGCGAAGACGAGGAAGGAGAAGGtgaggaggacgaggaagaTGGGCAAGCGGCAGGATACCCGGTGTCGGAAAATCTGAGTCGCAAAGTGATGAAAACTCGCGGTCTCCCCAGAAGTTTGTCGCTGCAGGAACGCAGTAACAGCTATCAGTCGTTAAAGAATGACACCAAAACCCTACTCGACGAACAAAACACCGATAATAAAGCGTCTCTGCAGGATAATCGTATGCAGTTTGACACGATCATTCCCATCAACGGGCTTGGATCGGACGGGGTTAGTCAGGGAACGGCTGGGTCCGGAACGCACCCGGTATCGATGGGCGGGGGTGGCGTTGGCTGTGGTCAAAACTCCACCGTTAATTCTCCACAAGTTCAACGAATTCACCGTAAGAAACATCATCGTTCCTCGAGAAATGGAGTTAGCAAAAGTACCAAGAGCGTCTACGAGGATCAGACGCAAACGCATGGCTCAGCTTCGGCAGTGAAGCTCAATAGTCAAAATCGAACTAACTGGATGGATCTGGACGACATTCCACTTTATCCATCGAGATGGAGTACAATCGGGGCTTTGCTAAAGTTACGACTGACGATTCTTTTTCGTGATATTCAGCGGTTGTATCTGCTGATAATACTTCCGTTGGCATTCACTGCCTTGGGACTGTACTTGAACTcgatacaagtgttgtctccgATCATGCGTTCCATTTTACTAGATAATACTACCTACGGGAGCAACATCACCAAGATTGCCATACACGATAATACGAATCCTGCGGTCTGGTCTCATGCAGCCTATCtttaccaccatcaccatcagcccAAGCAGCAGAAGCGTGAATCACAGAAGCATTATGATCCGATACCACAGTTTCTGCATCAgaaacaccaccagcagcaacaacagtcgAAGGAAGCGGCTCATTTGTATCGTCGCTTCCTGTCGGAATTGCACCGATCGGCTAATGTGACGGAGGATTTCAGTGGAAATTTTTCCTCGCTACTGGACATTGCCCCTCATATGGCCGCATTCAATGTGAACGTTATATCCTGGTCTAATGTATCCATCACCACTCTATACAACGATACCACTCAGCATAGCTTACCGATCATCCTGAATCTAATCAGCAACACGCTTTTGCGCGTGTATGCCGAACTTTCGCCGGCAACTATTAACTCTCAGCATCTGCTGTATCAGCGTGCCGGCGGTGGTCGGAAAGGCCCAGCACCAACGTCTAATGCGCAGTCAACGTTTGACTACCAAGACGACGCCGCGGATGGTGAAACTCTGGATGATATAGCGTTTCAACCCTTACCTTCGAGCACAAGTTTTAGCACGACCTCATCAACATCTGGTTCCGCGGCTCCAGATCGTTCTTCTAGCGACTCCATATTGCGAATTGAGTTGTGGTCCCATCCGTTCCAGCAAACAGCTCAACCGCAGGAGTTCAATATAGGCACGTTTTCGTCCGCCCTTTTTGTGGGCATGATCTTTGTACTGATTCCCGTCTCACTCGCCGTTGACATGGTGTACGATCGTGAGATGAAAGCCAAAAATCAACTGCGCGTGAATGGGCTTTCTTCGTCCTTGTACCTTTCGGCGTACTTTATCGTGCTTTCTGGTCTGATGCTAGTTATTTGTGCCGCATTGCTTGGGCTAGTGTTTATATTTGATATACCTTCATTCCGACAG CCACCGGCCCTTATTACTCTGGGAATGTTGGTGTTTCTTTACTCACCGGCAGGTATTTTGTGTTCAACGTGTTTCTCCTACTTCTTTGATCGTACTGATTCAGCACAATCGATTCTACCAAACATACTAACGTTTGTAGGATTGATTCCGTTCATATTGGTTGTGTTCCTGGATATGTTGGGTATTG AGGTGAAGGCAGCGATTGCACTACATTATGTTTTTTCCTTGATCAACCCAATGTACATACCGTACGCAACGGTATATTTCGTCGATCGGGTATATATTGCTTGTCGGCTAAGTTCCGCATGTGCAGAGCTTTCAATGGCCCACTACATGACTGAAGAGGTGATTGTGATGGCATGCGGGTGCCTTTTGCACATTCCTATTTGGGCGTTCTGTTTGCGGGTATCTGATGTGATGAAAAGTGGCGGTCGCATGCGGGACCTGTTTCATCGTTCAGCG AGCGAAGAGGACGTTATGACTGAAGAGCAATGCACTGGGGAGTATGAAGATGAAGACGTTCGCAACGAGCGAAGTCGCGTGTTTCGGCTTACATCGAACCCACAGCAATCGCAACAGGAGGAAGGTCCGTTGGCTCAGCCTGTAGTGTTGGTAAAG AGCCTTCGTAAAGAGTTCTCACAGGAATCTTTGTGTGgcaactgttgctgctgtgcggATGATGAGCTACCAAAGAAAAAGGTTTCCGTGCGAAGTCTTTCAATCGGAGTGGACGCTGGGGAGGTACTGGGTTTGCTCGGACACAATGGTGCCGGCAAAACGACCACCATGAAAATCATGACAGGTGAAACGGCTCCAACGCGTGGCACGGTGCGTGTTGCAGGTCACAGTATCACTATCAATCAAGACGACGCATTCAAGACATTGGGCTATTGTCCCCAGCACGACGCTCTGTGGAAGAACGTTACCGTTCGCGAACATCTAGAATTGTATGCCCGCATCCGGGGCGTGCGTGGCAAAGATTTGAATAGATTGATATCGACGTATCTCACGGGATTGCACATAAACGAGCATGCCAATAAGCAAACCCAACACTGTTCCGGCGGTACTAGGCGTAAACTTAGCTATGCTATGGCAATGGTCGGTGCCCCCAAAGTAGTTCTACTCGATGAACCGTCAACTGGGATGGATCCGAAATCGAAAAGATTTCTGTGGGACACTATCCTTGCCAGCTTCCACGGAAAACGTTGCGCGATGCTGACGACACATTCGATGGAAGAAGCTGACGCTCTATGTTCGCGCGTAGGAATCATGGTCAAAGGAGAGCTAAG ATGTCTCGGGTCGACGCAACACCTGAAAAATCTATACGGCGCTGGCTACACGCTTGAGATTAAGTTGAAGCACATAGAAAATGTGTACAGTGAGACACCAATCGAAAGCCAACCGAGCAGCAGCCAggagcagctgcagctcgaCCAAAGTACGGACCACATTGCACCGGTTATCAGCAACTGCATTGACAATCGTTCGATGGCGTTGCGCAACTTTGTAACAGATCTATTTCCGAGTGCCACCTTGGAAGAGAGTTTCGCCGATCGGCTAGTATACTCGGTACCGCAACAAGCCGTCAGTTCCTTAGCTGAATGTTTTTCGAGGCTCGAAAAAG CCAAGACCGAGCTAGACATAGAGGAATACTCATTCAGCCAAACAACACTAGAGCAAGTGTTCTTAAAGTTTGCCCACTACGACGAGGAAACGTCCAGTGTGCAGTAA